A genomic region of Numenius arquata chromosome 21, bNumArq3.hap1.1, whole genome shotgun sequence contains the following coding sequences:
- the MECR gene encoding enoyl-[acyl-carrier-protein] reductase, mitochondrial, producing the protein MQRAVARALRGARVPPVRARSGAAGSPPRGLVYGRHGEPPAVVQLKDLEVAELGDSDVHVKMLAAPINPADINMIQGTYPILSPLPAVGGNEGVGEVLEVGRRVVALKPGDWVIPASTGLGTWRTRGVFPEETLLKVPRDIPVLSAATLSVNPCTAYRMLSDFQSLAPGDSVIQNAANSGVGQAVIQIAKAFGVKTINVVRDRPDLPKLVERLMALGADHVITEETLRKPEMKDLFKSVPKPRLALNCVGGKSTTEMLRHLQPKGTMVTYGGMAKQPVMVPVSAFIFRDVQLRGFWMTQWKKDHAQDQKSLTSMMDTLCQLIRRGQLTAPACTEVPLQDYKAALEASMKPFISSKQVLLL; encoded by the exons ATGCAGCGGGCGGTGGCGCGGGCGCTGCGCGGGGCGCGGGTCCCCCCCGTGAGGGCGCGCTCGGGCGCGGCGGGATCCCCCCCGCGGGGGCTGGTCTACGGGCGGCACGGGGAGCCCCCCGCCGTCGTGCA ACTAAAGGACCTCGAGGTGGCCGAGCTGGGGGACTCCGACGTCCACGTCAAGATGTTGGCAGCCCCCATCAACCCCGCTGACATCAATATGATCCAAG GAACCTACCCCATCCTGTCCCCGCTGCCGGCTGTGGGAGGGAACGAAGGCGTCGGGGAAGTGCTGGAGGTCGGGCGGCGCGTGGTGGCTCTCAAACCTGGGGACTGGGTCATCCCGGCGAGCACCGGCCTCG GGACGTGGCGGACGCGGGGGGTGTTCCCGGAGGAGACGCTGCTGAAGGTGCCCCGTGACATCCCGGTGCTGAGCGCCGCCACCCTGAGCGTCAACCCCTGCACGGCGTACCGTATGCTGAGCGACTTCCAGAGCCTGGCGCCGG GTGACTCCGTCATCCAGAACGCGGCCAACAGCGGTGTGGGCCAGGCTGTCATCCAGATCGCCAAAGCCTTTGGTGTCAAGACCATCAACGTGGTGAGGGACAG ACCTGATCTCCCAAAGCTGGTGGAGAGGCTGATGGCCCTGGGCGCAGACCACGTCATCACGGAGGAGACGCTGAGAAAGCCAGAGATGAAAGATCTATTTAAG AGCGTCCCGAAGCCCCGGCTCGCCCTGAACTGCGTCGGAGGCAAAAGCACTACGGAGATGCTGCGGCATCTGCA gCCCAAAGGGACCATGGTCACCTACGGGGGGATGGCAAAGCAGCCCGTGATGGTGCCTGTG agcGCCTTCATCTTCCGGGACGTGCAGCTCCGTGGCTTCTGGATGACGCAGTGGAAGAAGGACCATGCTCAGG ACCAGAAGAGCCTGACCAGCATGATGGACACCCTGTGCCAGCTCATCCGGAGGGGACAGCTCACCGCGCCGGCCTGCACCGAGGTCCCACTCCAGGACTACAAGGCAGCGCTGGAGGCGTCCATGAAACCCTTCATCTCCTCCAAGCAGGTCCTCCTCCTCTGA